In one window of Acanthopagrus latus isolate v.2019 chromosome 15, fAcaLat1.1, whole genome shotgun sequence DNA:
- the borcs7 gene encoding BLOC-1-related complex subunit 7, producing the protein MASAESQPRFGQSVKGLLSDKVGSCSVDVIALTRQVLKGSRSQELLGQAARNMVIQEDAILHSEDSLRKMSIITTHLQYQQEAIQKNVEHSKNLRDQLRHLLK; encoded by the exons ATGGCGTCAGCTGAGTCCCAGCCGCGCTTCGGCCAGTCTGTCAAAGGATTATTATCTGATAAAGTGGGCTCCTGTAGCGTGGATGTGATTGCACTGACCCGCCAAGTGCTGAAGGGATCCCGCAGTCAGGAG CTTCTTGGTCAAGCTGCAAGAAATATGGTCATTCAGGAGGATGCCATCCTGCACTCTGAAGAT AGTCTGAGGAAAATGTCAATTATCACTACACATTTACAATACCA GCAGGAGGCCATCCAAAAAAA TGTGGAGCACTCTAAAAACCTGCGGGACCAGCTGAGACACCTGCTCAAGTGA